The Astyanax mexicanus isolate ESR-SI-001 chromosome 6, AstMex3_surface, whole genome shotgun sequence region ATGGTCTTTGCAAGTAAGGCTCTGTTAAGATATTAGTACATAAACACATACTTTACATGTGTGTTAGAATCTGCCCATTCTCAAAAGGATGAAAGACCCCTTGAACTGAAAAATGGGAGTGACGACAGTAAGCAAACTGAATCATCCAGTGGACCTTCTCCTGACAGAGAGTCAAGGTAAGCCTTGAGAAGAGCATAAATTATGTATGTGTGACACTTTGATCTGCAATCAAAAAGGGTCAGCTGAATATTTTATAGCAGCAGAAGGTAAACAGTGGAGAAATAGATTGATGTATATTCTACCAAATCTCATTTTTCTCTTCTATCAGCCCAAAATCCAATTCAGACTCTCACAAGGAACTTACTGACAAacacaaaacagagaaaaaagaggtggaggtaaagaaagaaaaacaagaaagtgACCATAAAAAGGAGAAACAATTGAGTAATCATGCAAAGGAGAAGGATAGGTGAGATATATCCAACCTTCATCTAGTTCTTGACCCATTTAACGGTGAGACGGACTAAGGCACGAGATTTAAGAGTTCTTATGTTCTGTAGGAAGGATGTTTTCAATTCCAGCATTTTCTCCCGTTCTCCACCACCCCATCCTGCTTCTCCTCCCAAGAGTTCATCTGTGGAAGTGAAGAGGGAGAGGTTAGGACTGGTGAATGTTTTCAAAGCATGTGCACGGGATTCATATTCAGTTAATATTCTAAAGCTCAAACATTTAACTTGTTCAAATACGTGTGGCTCATATGCATATTTTTTGATGGTGGCTCAGCTTGCCTAACGCTTGCATaccagtttttttgttgttttaattgtgttcagaaataaatatacagtaatagCACTCAAAAAATGTTCATGTTACTTGTGTTAATGTTTATCATCATCTGTcatctgtgctgtgctgtgctaatGTTAGAATATTCTCAGAATATTCAAtcaaatatgcaaatatttgcAGTCTTAATAAAATGCTGTAAGATCTACCACCCCATCATTTTTAAGGAACATTTTGGACaagatgtgtgtgagtgtatgagatggatattttttttaatgggtaTGCATGAATACATATGTGTGTCCTGAATGAATCAATGCAAATATCTGTAAAAAGGAATGAAAAACAAAAGGATAGATGGGATTGTGGTAAATAAAGGCAAGCTTACACAGCGGGAAAAGTCTGATCCAGAGGGAAGAAAGACACCAACACCCAACGACTATTCAGTGTGTTGAATAGTGAAATTTAGGATGATAAATGATATGTTTTCTTAGCGATTACATCTTGATGGCACTAAACTAATATCCTTTAACAAATTTTCTCACACAAGGTTTTTCTTGCACTCACTTTCTGACTAGTTTGACTGTACTGCAGTGTTATTAAATGCATAAATGAAACCCACCAGCTTCTTTAGATGCTGCATGCCAACAGCATGATGTGCCTGTTCTTCACTTTAACGGGTTCCAAATGACTTGGCACATTTTTATCTAGGAGAGACGCTCCAGTGGATTTTTTTCCACCTCCGCCTCCCCTTCATTCTCACTCTGCTCATCCAAGGCGTTCATCCACAGAAGTAAAGAAGGAGAGGTTagatattttttgtaaatttgcatgcacaTTTTGTAGGCGATGTCATATAGAATATTAAATGGTGAATTATaattgtatacagtatatactgagaTAATTTATGGCAGGGGTACTCCTCCCTAGTCTTGGTGATGTACCACATGGCAAAGTTTATCTTCCTGTATTTAAACACACATGATTCAGGTAATTAACGCCTTCGGGGACATGTTAACATTCTaaactcaggtgtgttaaatttgcGATCTCCAGAGTGATAGATCTCCAGAAATAGGAATGAGAACCCCACTAGATAGCATAaatattcaattttcaattttttttttactttttttttttaaataattcataatttcaTTATAAAGGGAATAGACATGTCTCTTTCCTGTTTCCTGTATAACAGAGGTGCCACATTGTATAACACAGGTGTATTATTTTGTACTTCTACAAAGCTTAGGTCTAAGAATCAGTATCCAGAATTGCATTTAACTCTGCAAACTGTGACATTATTTACATTCGGAATGTAGAAATTGACTTGGATCTGACTTTATTACTTTTCATTTTGACTTTTACTTAAACTTTGCTGCCACATGTATTTTTGAGATTCTGAATACAAACTTAATTACACAGGAAAGAGGCTTCTAATCCACAAAGTTGTCCTTTTCCTCTCAATCTTCACAATCCTCTTCCTCCTCATATCCGAATTCCTAAACGTCAGCCAGAAGTGAAGAGAGACAGGTCAGAGGCTGTGGAGTGGAGTGATGAACATTCTGCATGTTTGAGAACATGATTTAAATCATCAGAACGATTATATTGAGTGTTattataagaaaataaaagagttttattcattttcagGAAAGAGACATCAGAAACTTTGCCCCCCACCGTCTCTAAACATTCTCACTCTCATCGTTCCCCTCCTCATCATGCTCCTTCtattcctccacctcctcctcctcctaagAGACCTTCTCTAGACCTTCCTAAAGAGAGGTCAGCCTGTATTACTGCATGCTTTTATATTGAATGCTTTCCAGAAAGATTTTTTTAAGaaagacattttatttatttctattcagCTTTAGAACATAGTAACCTACTAGTAAACATTGTTCTCTTCCATTGTCATCCACAAatggaacaatatatattttcccCTCATTGAGCAAgacaataaaaatgtttgtttctcCACATAGGAAAATTGCTCCAGATCCAAATGCCCCAATTCCTCCTTTGCCATTTCATCTGCATCCTCCCCCTCCGAAACCATCAGCtttagagaaaagagagaggtcaTATTTTGCTTGGCATGCTGTAATAAGTTTTAGTATCTACTAGTTTGGTTTTGAGATATAATGTATAATGCAAAACTGCATGTGGCAAAAAGATGTTAATGAAATTTATAGaaatctgttttttgtttgttttctttgtgccTCACCTGAGGCCACTGAAACAAAAACTCTTAACTATTCTTTACAATACAGAGCATTTTCAGTTTAAGCACTTTCTCGAGTCAGTAGCAAAAACATTTTGTAACAGCTAGAAGTTTTTCAGTTCTTGTACTTGGGATTTTTTTATCCATCATTCTTGGCAACTTTCATTTTTTAAGGTCTAGCCACAAATTTAAAACAGGACTGTGAGGCTGTCCAACTTCAGTATGTGTCTCCTCTGGTAGTCCCTTGGTTGATAAGTGTTACTATCTCAGAAGATATAGAATTTGAAATAGTAGAAAACTACTGAAAATTCCTCATTACACTTGGTGACATTTCTTAGCCTGCTTTTTAGGAAATACTGagctttttttaacacttttgaaTTGTCCAAACTACTGCACCAGTCTTACAACATGTCTTACATTATAAGAAACTGTGTGTTGAGATCTGCTCTCTCAAAAAATGAAATACTTTAAATAAAGGATACTATTCTGTATGCAGAAATTGGAGCTAGGATTCAGTACTTTACTGATACCATTCTAAACTTGAGGAATATTAAGTGGAATGTTAACACATTTTCCTTCCGgtacttaaaatatttataactgtttttttttttcttaacaagataacaccttaataATGAAACTTTGTGAAGCCAAATACAAAGACAGTATTAGAAATCAGGGAAATTTGTAAGAATTAAAATGTGTTTAGGTTCAGATACCTAATTGAATATCTTTGTTGTTTGTAGAAATGGTCATGGCATTAAAATAACTCTTTAGACGCTTATATGATTCTTTTACTAGTTGAATTTGAGTTCTAGGTGGACAGCCAAAGTTGCTATATTATTACCCTATTAATAACTACAAAAGTGCTATAAAACAATACAGTCAGTCATTAAAGGAGAACTActttgtaaaatggacttttggtgtagtaaaactatgataaaaagtacttacctttgatgaatagcacacctccgttctcccagagcattctgagatccagaatATTCAACAGTTTGTCCTAACAcctttcagactgggtgacacggggcataatttgccttgataaatctttttttttccactgctCTGAAAATGCTATCAAACAGAATACACATTGCATATAGTTATTACCGCCATTTCTTTTTTGTTGGAGTACTAATCTGAATGTGGTTTGCTTTAACAGTTACAGTCTTATCTAGCATAGTTACATACTGCATGCTTTTGTCTATACATTCAGCTATCTGACAGCATAATACATAGAGTAGAGGTTAGGTAAGGGttctatttttttatcaatagTGCATTCTTTATCGTTCAGAAAAGAGACTGCGGATCCTGATGCTCCtcttccccctcttcctcttcatcttcatcctcccGCTCCTCCAAAGCGCCCCTTATTAGACATGAAGAAAGACAaaggaaaggagaaagagaaagaaaggtcaGGACTAAAGgagaattttgtttttttgttttgtgttactAAGATAATTAAGCttcctgttctttttttatatgtaatttttaGCCCAAAAATTTCTTCTCATATCATAATACCTATAGAAAAGAAACATCAGCTCCAAAACAGAATACACAGCAGCGGACCTCCGAACACAGTAAAGACAGGTGTGCAGCATGCGATTTATTAGTGTTTTTTGGAATGACTGAACCGCTGTTTTTGGAAGATTGGTGTGTAATTGGCCATTGTTTTAAagattttcttgtttgttttaaagaaaataacCAAAAAGGGAATGTCTTGACCTGCATGTGTTGATAAATATCAGAGTTTTGAAATGGTGCTCGTTTTTCAGCAGAGACGTTGGGGACAGTAAACCACCCAAAAGGTTGTCTGTGGAAATGAAGAAAGAGAGGTTGGAATAGATGTGTGTCACTATGGATGAAAGGCAGAGGGCAGCATCAGTGCATGGATTAGTTTGGCTATGTTTAGGTAGTTGGAAGATGGTGCTGGTTGTGGTAGAGTTTGCACAGCTTATGTGTTTTAAGCATGTTTATATGGGATTTCCACTATATACctattattttcattatataggtaatatatagtttaattgttttttttttttttttgtttttttctttcagaaaaGATTCCACAGATTTCAAACAGCAGCCTAAAAAACCCACCCTAGAGGGCAAGAAGGAAAGGTCTGGTTAAAAACATGCACTAAAATATGTTAAACTTTTATTGGTGAAGAATATACAGTTTTTACaggttttatattgtttgtttgatgttgtttatgttgttttttatacAGGAAAGACACAACTGATTCTAAGTCAAGCCAGGGGCAGCAGTCAAGAGACTCAAAACCTCAGaggtattgtgtatgtgtgttatctTTCAGCTACTCTGAgctttgttttattctgtaaatgcTCTTAGATATAAAACATTTCTTGATACCTATAATTGTTTACTTTTTCTCTTTTAGAAGGGACTCAAGCAACTCAAAGTCTTCCAGCTCACCACCAGCTAAGAAGCTCTCAGTAGAAAGGCAAGAACAGTGAAAAACACTTGTTTTTCTTCGTaactttattgagattttaaaataTAGAAGCATAGacgtttacattttatataaaaactgtgtaacaataaagtttttttatgaATTAACACATTAATACAAATACAGAGGAATATTAACCTTTACTTTAGTAATTGATGTACATTTTATAGTATACAGTGTTATTTGTCATATCCACAGTGCTACCTTACCTTAgtgctaaattattattttaggtgGAAAATAACAGAAATTGAAAACATGTATATTTTCTTAAAGTTGGCCACCAGTGGTAGCCTTCAGCTGTTATGGGCTTTGGTTTATTCTGTTAACTTCCATAgacataaaacatgttttttttcccctcagaaGGGACTCAACAAACTCAAAGTCTTCCAGCTCCCCACCAGCAAAGAAGCTTTCAGGAGAAAGGCAAGGACGATTATGCACACTTGTTTTAGTAACTTTATCAAGATTTTAAAGTACAGAAACATCTAAACTCTCTAATGTCTCAAATGGCTTAATTCTTGTCTGGTCTCGTCTCTATACACTCCACTGAAATGCTGAGATTCAGTAAAAAAGATATAAAGCAGTTAATCAGCAAGGGGTTTGTCTGTTTTTGTGCTTCCAGGAGGGATTCTCACAGCTCCAAGTCTGCTCACCCAGGACTGTTACAAAGGAAGATGTCTACAGACAGCAATGATGGACGGTAATGTTTTATCTAATCACTTTATTCCATTTTTTCCCCCCTTAAGGCTGTCGTTCCTTTTCAGATTCATACAGGTACCCAGCAGCGTTTTTGTGCAGTAAGTGTTGCCCGTGGCTGATTGCAGCTCAAAGCCAGTCAGCCTCATGCATTTTTCAGAACCCTTATTTCAGCAGGTATGAGGTGTTTTTCAGACCCATGACTGTGAGAGTGCTTATAGGCAAAGGCAGACACTGCACATTTGTGTTTTTCCATTTGTACTCATAGAACTCAACTCATGATGTACTTGATACACAGATGATGATTTGATTAGAGTTTGTTAGATTAGGAAACATATAATAATTGCAGATCATGGGGTCAGCTTGGTCAGAAACCAAAATCAAATAGAAaatgactaatatatatatatatatatatatatatatatatatatatatatatatatatatatatatatacacattttgacAGAGGCTAAGGCTTTGCAATTTCTGCAATttctgttttaatattctcatgTGGTTAGTTTGCACCTCAGTTTCACGTAAATAATATTCTCAGCTAATTATCACTTAAGAGTGACAGAGAAGCAGGGAAAACAAGAAACTGTGGTGCCCCTCAGGAATAAAGCTTTTTGTTGTTGTAAACCTAGTTTTTTGAAGATTGTTAGATTTTTTGGGGTAATTTAAAATAACCATgcactttgaaaaaaaataagagaccacttaaaaatgacgagtttacCAAATCGAATTGGAATTTGACcaaatcaaaaacctctggaatataatcagtaggaagatggatgatcacaaaccatcaaaccaaactgaactgcttaaacttttgcaccaggagtgacataaagttatccaaaagcagtgtgtaagactgctggaggagaacatgccaagatgcatgaaaactgcaattaaaaacagggttatttcaccaaatattgatttctgaactcttaaaactttatgaatatgaacttgttttctgcattatttgaggtctgaaagc contains the following coding sequences:
- the tcea3 gene encoding transcription elongation factor A protein 3 isoform X10 → MTREEELIRIAKKLDKMVSRNNMEGALDLLRELKDFNMTLKLLQDTRIGMSVNGIRKHCTDEDVISLAKILIKNWKRLLESAHSQKDERPLELKNGSDDSKQTESSSGPSPDRESSPKSNSDSHKELTDKHKTEKKEVEVKKEKQESDHKKEKQLSNHAKEKDRKDVFNSSIFSRSPPPHPASPPKSSSVEVKRERRDAPVDFFPPPPPLHSHSAHPRRSSTEVKKERKEASNPQSCPFPLNLHNPLPPHIRIPKRQPEVKRDRKETSETLPPTVSKHSHSHRSPPHHAPSIPPPPPPPKRPSLDLPKERKIAPDPNAPIPPLPFHLHPPPPKPSALEKRERKDSTDFKQQPKKPTLEGKKERKDTTDSKSSQGQQSRDSKPQRRDSSNSKSSSSPPAKKLSVERRDSTNSKSSSSPPAKKLSGERRDSHSSKSAHPGLLQRKMSTDSNDGRKSKPETPKTPTTPTSPMSPSFSSGSGPLSPRLLTGDSIRDKCIEMLSAALRTDDDYKDYGANCDAMGAEIEDHIYQEIKATDMKYKNRVRSRISNLKDPKNPNLRKNVLDGAIDLRRIATMTAEEMASDELKQLRNVMTQEAIREHQMAKTGGTTTDLLQCGKCKKKNCTYNQVQTRSADEPMTTFVLCNECGNRWKFC
- the tcea3 gene encoding transcription elongation factor A protein 3 isoform X1, whose product is MTREEELIRIAKKLDKMVSRNNMEGALDLLRELKDFNMTLKLLQDTRIGMSVNGIRKHCTDEDVISLAKILIKNWKRLLESAHSQKDERPLELKNGSDDSKQTESSSGPSPDRESSPKSNSDSHKELTDKHKTEKKEVEVKKEKQESDHKKEKQLSNHAKEKDRKDVFNSSIFSRSPPPHPASPPKSSSVEVKRERRDAPVDFFPPPPPLHSHSAHPRRSSTEVKKERKEASNPQSCPFPLNLHNPLPPHIRIPKRQPEVKRDRKETSETLPPTVSKHSHSHRSPPHHAPSIPPPPPPPKRPSLDLPKERKIAPDPNAPIPPLPFHLHPPPPKPSALEKRERKETADPDAPLPPLPLHLHPPAPPKRPLLDMKKDKGKEKEKERKETSAPKQNTQQRTSEHSKDSRDVGDSKPPKRLSVEMKKERKDSTDFKQQPKKPTLEGKKERKDTTDSKSSQGQQSRDSKPQRRDSSNSKSSSSPPAKKLSVERRDSTNSKSSSSPPAKKLSGERRDSHSSKSAHPGLLQRKMSTDSNDGRKSKPETPKTPTTPTSPMSPSFSSGSGPLSPRLLTGDSIRDKCIEMLSAALRTDDDYKDYGANCDAMGAEIEDHIYQEIKATDMKYKNRVRSRISNLKDPKNPNLRKNVLDGAIDLRRIATMTAEEMASDELKQLRNVMTQEAIREHQMAKTGGTTTDLLQCGKCKKKNCTYNQVQTRSADEPMTTFVLCNECGNRWKFC
- the tcea3 gene encoding transcription elongation factor A protein 3 isoform X12, with translation MTREEELIRIAKKLDKMVSRNNMEGALDLLRELKDFNMTLKLLQDTRIGMSVNGIRKHCTDEDVISLAKILIKNWKRLLESAHSQKDERPLELKNGSDDSKQTESSSGPSPDRESSPKSNSDSHKELTDKHKTEKKEVEVKKEKQESDHKKEKQLSNHAKEKDRKDVFNSSIFSRSPPPHPASPPKSSSVEVKRERRDAPVDFFPPPPPLHSHSAHPRRSSTEVKKERKEASNPQSCPFPLNLHNPLPPHIRIPKRQPEVKRDRKETSETLPPTVSKHSHSHRSPPHHAPSIPPPPPPPKRPSLDLPKERKDSTDFKQQPKKPTLEGKKERKDTTDSKSSQGQQSRDSKPQRRDSSNSKSSSSPPAKKLSVERRDSTNSKSSSSPPAKKLSGERRDSHSSKSAHPGLLQRKMSTDSNDGRKSKPETPKTPTTPTSPMSPSFSSGSGPLSPRLLTGDSIRDKCIEMLSAALRTDDDYKDYGANCDAMGAEIEDHIYQEIKATDMKYKNRVRSRISNLKDPKNPNLRKNVLDGAIDLRRIATMTAEEMASDELKQLRNVMTQEAIREHQMAKTGGTTTDLLQCGKCKKKNCTYNQVQTRSADEPMTTFVLCNECGNRWKFC
- the tcea3 gene encoding transcription elongation factor A protein 3 isoform X13, with the translated sequence MTREEELIRIAKKLDKMVSRNNMEGALDLLRELKDFNMTLKLLQDTRIGMSVNGIRKHCTDEDVISLAKILIKNWKRLLESAHSQKDERPLELKNGSDDSKQTESSSGPSPDRESRRDAPVDFFPPPPPLHSHSAHPRRSSTEVKKERKETSETLPPTVSKHSHSHRSPPHHAPSIPPPPPPPKRPSLDLPKERKIAPDPNAPIPPLPFHLHPPPPKPSALEKRERKETADPDAPLPPLPLHLHPPAPPKRPLLDMKKDKGKEKEKERKETSAPKQNTQQRTSEHSKDSRDVGDSKPPKRLSVEMKKERKDSTDFKQQPKKPTLEGKKERKDTTDSKSSQGQQSRDSKPQRRDSSNSKSSSSPPAKKLSVERRDSTNSKSSSSPPAKKLSGERRDSHSSKSAHPGLLQRKMSTDSNDGRKSKPETPKTPTTPTSPMSPSFSSGSGPLSPRLLTGDSIRDKCIEMLSAALRTDDDYKDYGANCDAMGAEIEDHIYQEIKATDMKYKNRVRSRISNLKDPKNPNLRKNVLDGAIDLRRIATMTAEEMASDELKQLRNVMTQEAIREHQMAKTGGTTTDLLQCGKCKKKNCTYNQVQTRSADEPMTTFVLCNECGNRWKFC
- the tcea3 gene encoding transcription elongation factor A protein 3 isoform X2, whose product is MTREEELIRIAKKLDKMVSRNNMEGALDLLRELKDFNMTLKLLQDTRIGMSVNGIRKHCTDEDVISLAKILIKNWKRLLESAHSQKDERPLELKNGSDDSKQTESSSGPSPDRESSPKSNSDSHKELTDKHKTEKKEVEVKKEKQESDHKKEKQLSNHAKEKDRKDVFNSSIFSRSPPPHPASPPKSSSVEVKRERRDAPVDFFPPPPPLHSHSAHPRRSSTEVKKERKEASNPQSCPFPLNLHNPLPPHIRIPKRQPEVKRDRKETSETLPPTVSKHSHSHRSPPHHAPSIPPPPPPPKRPSLDLPKERKIAPDPNAPIPPLPFHLHPPPPKPSALEKRERKETADPDAPLPPLPLHLHPPAPPKRPLLDMKKDKGKEKEKERKETSAPKQNTQQRTSEHSKDRKDSTDFKQQPKKPTLEGKKERKDTTDSKSSQGQQSRDSKPQRRDSSNSKSSSSPPAKKLSVERRDSTNSKSSSSPPAKKLSGERRDSHSSKSAHPGLLQRKMSTDSNDGRKSKPETPKTPTTPTSPMSPSFSSGSGPLSPRLLTGDSIRDKCIEMLSAALRTDDDYKDYGANCDAMGAEIEDHIYQEIKATDMKYKNRVRSRISNLKDPKNPNLRKNVLDGAIDLRRIATMTAEEMASDELKQLRNVMTQEAIREHQMAKTGGTTTDLLQCGKCKKKNCTYNQVQTRSADEPMTTFVLCNECGNRWKFC
- the tcea3 gene encoding transcription elongation factor A protein 3 isoform X8; translation: MTREEELIRIAKKLDKMVSRNNMEGALDLLRELKDFNMTLKLLQDTRIGMSVNGIRKHCTDEDVISLAKILIKNWKRLLESAHSQKDERPLELKNGSDDSKQTESSSGPSPDRESSPKSNSDSHKELTDKHKTEKKEVEVKKEKQESDHKKEKQLSNHAKEKDRRDAPVDFFPPPPPLHSHSAHPRRSSTEVKKERKETSETLPPTVSKHSHSHRSPPHHAPSIPPPPPPPKRPSLDLPKERKIAPDPNAPIPPLPFHLHPPPPKPSALEKRERKETADPDAPLPPLPLHLHPPAPPKRPLLDMKKDKGKEKEKERKETSAPKQNTQQRTSEHSKDSRDVGDSKPPKRLSVEMKKERKDSTDFKQQPKKPTLEGKKERKDTTDSKSSQGQQSRDSKPQRRDSSNSKSSSSPPAKKLSVERRDSTNSKSSSSPPAKKLSGERRDSHSSKSAHPGLLQRKMSTDSNDGRKSKPETPKTPTTPTSPMSPSFSSGSGPLSPRLLTGDSIRDKCIEMLSAALRTDDDYKDYGANCDAMGAEIEDHIYQEIKATDMKYKNRVRSRISNLKDPKNPNLRKNVLDGAIDLRRIATMTAEEMASDELKQLRNVMTQEAIREHQMAKTGGTTTDLLQCGKCKKKNCTYNQVQTRSADEPMTTFVLCNECGNRWKFC
- the tcea3 gene encoding transcription elongation factor A protein 3 isoform X3 → MTREEELIRIAKKLDKMVSRNNMEGALDLLRELKDFNMTLKLLQDTRIGMSVNGIRKHCTDEDVISLAKILIKNWKRLLESAHSQKDERPLELKNGSDDSKQTESSSGPSPDRESSPKSNSDSHKELTDKHKTEKKEVEVKKEKQESDHKKEKQLSNHAKEKDRKDVFNSSIFSRSPPPHPASPPKSSSVEVKRERRDAPVDFFPPPPPLHSHSAHPRRSSTEVKKERKEASNPQSCPFPLNLHNPLPPHIRIPKRQPEVKRDRKETSETLPPTVSKHSHSHRSPPHHAPSIPPPPPPPKRPSLDLPKERKIAPDPNAPIPPLPFHLHPPPPKPSALEKRERKETADPDAPLPPLPLHLHPPAPPKRPLLDMKKDKGKEKEKERKETSAPKQNTQQRTSEHSKDSRDVGDSKPPKRLSVEMKKERKDSTDFKQQPKKPTLEGKKERKDTTDSKSSQGQQSRDSKPQRRDSSNSKSSSSPPAKKLSVERRDSHSSKSAHPGLLQRKMSTDSNDGRKSKPETPKTPTTPTSPMSPSFSSGSGPLSPRLLTGDSIRDKCIEMLSAALRTDDDYKDYGANCDAMGAEIEDHIYQEIKATDMKYKNRVRSRISNLKDPKNPNLRKNVLDGAIDLRRIATMTAEEMASDELKQLRNVMTQEAIREHQMAKTGGTTTDLLQCGKCKKKNCTYNQVQTRSADEPMTTFVLCNECGNRWKFC
- the tcea3 gene encoding transcription elongation factor A protein 3 isoform X9, which encodes MTREEELIRIAKKLDKMVSRNNMEGALDLLRELKDFNMTLKLLQDTRIGMSVNGIRKHCTDEDVISLAKILIKNWKRLLESAHSQKDERPLELKNGSDDSKQTESSSGPSPDRESRRDAPVDFFPPPPPLHSHSAHPRRSSTEVKKERKEASNPQSCPFPLNLHNPLPPHIRIPKRQPEVKRDRKETSETLPPTVSKHSHSHRSPPHHAPSIPPPPPPPKRPSLDLPKERKIAPDPNAPIPPLPFHLHPPPPKPSALEKRERKETADPDAPLPPLPLHLHPPAPPKRPLLDMKKDKGKEKEKERKETSAPKQNTQQRTSEHSKDSRDVGDSKPPKRLSVEMKKERKDSTDFKQQPKKPTLEGKKERKDTTDSKSSQGQQSRDSKPQRRDSSNSKSSSSPPAKKLSVERRDSTNSKSSSSPPAKKLSGERRDSHSSKSAHPGLLQRKMSTDSNDGRKSKPETPKTPTTPTSPMSPSFSSGSGPLSPRLLTGDSIRDKCIEMLSAALRTDDDYKDYGANCDAMGAEIEDHIYQEIKATDMKYKNRVRSRISNLKDPKNPNLRKNVLDGAIDLRRIATMTAEEMASDELKQLRNVMTQEAIREHQMAKTGGTTTDLLQCGKCKKKNCTYNQVQTRSADEPMTTFVLCNECGNRWKFC
- the tcea3 gene encoding transcription elongation factor A protein 3 isoform X11, producing MTREEELIRIAKKLDKMVSRNNMEGALDLLRELKDFNMTLKLLQDTRIGMSVNGIRKHCTDEDVISLAKILIKNWKRLLESAHSQKDERPLELKNGSDDSKQTESSSGPSPDRESSPKSNSDSHKELTDKHKTEKKEVEVKKEKQESDHKKEKQLSNHAKEKDRKDVFNSSIFSRSPPPHPASPPKSSSVEVKRERRDAPVDFFPPPPPLHSHSAHPRRSSTEVKKERKETADPDAPLPPLPLHLHPPAPPKRPLLDMKKDKGKEKEKERKETSAPKQNTQQRTSEHSKDSRDVGDSKPPKRLSVEMKKERKDSTDFKQQPKKPTLEGKKERKDTTDSKSSQGQQSRDSKPQRRDSSNSKSSSSPPAKKLSVERRDSTNSKSSSSPPAKKLSGERRDSHSSKSAHPGLLQRKMSTDSNDGRKSKPETPKTPTTPTSPMSPSFSSGSGPLSPRLLTGDSIRDKCIEMLSAALRTDDDYKDYGANCDAMGAEIEDHIYQEIKATDMKYKNRVRSRISNLKDPKNPNLRKNVLDGAIDLRRIATMTAEEMASDELKQLRNVMTQEAIREHQMAKTGGTTTDLLQCGKCKKKNCTYNQVQTRSADEPMTTFVLCNECGNRWKFC
- the tcea3 gene encoding transcription elongation factor A protein 3 isoform X5; the protein is MTREEELIRIAKKLDKMVSRNNMEGALDLLRELKDFNMTLKLLQDTRIGMSVNGIRKHCTDEDVISLAKILIKNWKRLLESAHSQKDERPLELKNGSDDSKQTESSSGPSPDRESSPKSNSDSHKELTDKHKTEKKEVEVKKEKQESDHKKEKQLSNHAKEKDRKDVFNSSIFSRSPPPHPASPPKSSSVEVKRERRDAPVDFFPPPPPLHSHSAHPRRSSTEVKKERKEASNPQSCPFPLNLHNPLPPHIRIPKRQPEVKRDRKETSETLPPTVSKHSHSHRSPPHHAPSIPPPPPPPKRPSLDLPKERKETADPDAPLPPLPLHLHPPAPPKRPLLDMKKDKGKEKEKERKETSAPKQNTQQRTSEHSKDSRDVGDSKPPKRLSVEMKKERKDSTDFKQQPKKPTLEGKKERKDTTDSKSSQGQQSRDSKPQRRDSSNSKSSSSPPAKKLSVERRDSTNSKSSSSPPAKKLSGERRDSHSSKSAHPGLLQRKMSTDSNDGRKSKPETPKTPTTPTSPMSPSFSSGSGPLSPRLLTGDSIRDKCIEMLSAALRTDDDYKDYGANCDAMGAEIEDHIYQEIKATDMKYKNRVRSRISNLKDPKNPNLRKNVLDGAIDLRRIATMTAEEMASDELKQLRNVMTQEAIREHQMAKTGGTTTDLLQCGKCKKKNCTYNQVQTRSADEPMTTFVLCNECGNRWKFC